A window from Terriglobia bacterium encodes these proteins:
- a CDS encoding DUF6152 family protein — protein sequence MRAKLVTLLGAGLMLAALPLWAHHAFSSEFDINRPLTLKGTFTKWEMINPHSWFHIDVKNPDGTVTEWMIEGGSPNTLIRLGVTKYTVKVGTELTIEAYQAKEGTNKAVGRNFVLPDGSRLFLSESSALPENKK from the coding sequence ATGCGCGCAAAGCTCGTTACATTACTTGGAGCTGGTTTAATGCTGGCCGCACTGCCGTTATGGGCACATCACGCATTTTCGTCGGAATTTGACATCAACAGACCGCTGACGTTAAAGGGCACTTTCACCAAGTGGGAAATGATCAACCCTCACTCCTGGTTCCATATCGACGTGAAAAACCCGGACGGCACGGTCACCGAATGGATGATCGAAGGCGGCAGCCCGAATACATTGATACGCCTCGGCGTTACCAAGTACACCGTCAAAGTCGGAACCGAGTTGACGATTGAAGCCTACCAGGCAAAGGAAGGCACGAACAAGGCAGTCGGCCGCAATTTCGTTCTTCCAGACGGGTCGCGGCTCTTCCTGAGCGAGAGCAGCGCCCTTCCCGAAAATAAGAAATAG
- a CDS encoding phosphoglycerate mutase family protein: MKRVVIVSALAAAVLLMPSAAFAQKLVFVVRHAERADAGMQAQTDPSLSAAGEARAQKLVAMLAEAGVKDIFATEFKRTQETAKPLAVKTGVAVEQVGSKDTALLIAKIKSHPNDVVLVVGHSNTLPAILKALVGVDVAIADNEYDNLFIVVPATGTMTRIRY; the protein is encoded by the coding sequence ATGAAACGGGTGGTGATCGTCAGCGCGCTAGCCGCAGCCGTGCTGCTCATGCCGTCGGCCGCATTCGCGCAGAAACTGGTCTTCGTCGTTCGTCATGCCGAGCGCGCGGATGCGGGCATGCAGGCCCAGACCGATCCGTCGTTGTCCGCTGCAGGTGAGGCGCGCGCGCAAAAACTCGTAGCGATGCTGGCTGAGGCCGGCGTGAAAGACATTTTCGCGACCGAGTTCAAGCGCACCCAGGAGACGGCAAAGCCGCTGGCCGTGAAGACTGGCGTTGCGGTCGAGCAGGTTGGCTCGAAAGACACCGCTCTGCTCATCGCCAAGATCAAGTCGCATCCGAATGACGTCGTGCTCGTCGTCGGTCACTCGAACACGCTGCCTGCGATTCTCAAAGCGCTCGTCGGCGTTGATGTGGCGATTGCGGACAACGAGTACGACAACCTGTTCATCGTCGTGCCTGCAACGGGAACGATGACGCGCATTCGCTACTGA